The Polycladomyces zharkentensis DNA window CCGCTCAAGACGGGAAAGCCGAGAGAAGCCGTATATCCTTCAAAATAAATGCCCGTATAATAACCCAAACTGCCAACCAATCCCAGATCCAGCACCACGTGCGGCGTCACACCGAAATCGTCGAGCGACGACCACATCGCTGAAAGCCGCTCCACCGCCGCCTGTGTCTCCGGAGACGATGTCACCAAGTTGAGCGACATCAACTTTGAGGGATTTCTCCGTACCTGAAGCAACGATGTCAATTCCCGTTTCACCGAATCGGGCAAGGAAAATCGCTCCAACAAACCAAAAAACCCAACCATATTGCGGGCTCCCAACGACTCTTTCAGTTCTTGGACCGCATCTTCATCCGTCACTGCCTGCCGCAGCACTCCATCCAGCAGGCCCACATGACCCACAGCCAATTGAAACGCGTCCAACCCGCATGCCCGAATCGTTTCCACCGCAAGCGCGATCACTTCCGCTTCCGCTTCGGGCGAAGCCTCCCCGACGAGTTCCACGCCGGATTGGAAAAACTCGGCGTTGCGACCCGCGGAACGTTCCTGTGCCCGAAACACGCTGCCATGGTACAACAGTCGAAGCGGTACGGGCACCTCCCGCAACACGGACCCCACCATGCGCGCA harbors:
- the hisZ gene encoding ATP phosphoribosyltransferase regulatory subunit, whose translation is MAKPREFEKPTGFRDFPPSLAAKKRAVEQRIHRCFERWGYQEVITPTLEYHDTVGLASAIPEEKLFKLIDREGKTLVLRPDQTAPIARMVGSVLREVPVPLRLLYHGSVFRAQERSAGRNAEFFQSGVELVGEASPEAEAEVIALAVETIRACGLDAFQLAVGHVGLLDGVLRQAVTDEDAVQELKESLGARNMVGFFGLLERFSLPDSVKRELTSLLQVRRNPSKLMSLNLVTSSPETQAAVERLSAMWSSLDDFGVTPHVVLDLGLVGSLGYYTGIYFEGYTASLGFPVLSGGSYDRLLERFDRPLPATGFAVKLDRVMEAGGVTEPQGRRVAVLFDRSRRSEAIHVAKRMREQGHHVVLQWRDDEGGHPSDEWLALFDEVIRIGEEEGR